A stretch of Lathyrus oleraceus cultivar Zhongwan6 chromosome 6, CAAS_Psat_ZW6_1.0, whole genome shotgun sequence DNA encodes these proteins:
- the LOC127096506 gene encoding uncharacterized protein LOC127096506 — MFIRDFAIPGPKEGPEPGSRWTFVFDGSSNARGHGIGAIITSPTHFHLPLTARLCFDCTNNMAKYEACIYGMKATINLRIKILEVYGDLTLVISQVKGDSETRDSKLIPYKEHIRKLIPYFDEIFFHHILREENQLADTLAMLTSMFKVKWKNEAPTVHIDHLDKPTRCLVIEADPDDKP, encoded by the coding sequence atgtttatTAGAGATTTCGCTATTCCAGGCCCCAAAGAAGGCCCCGAACCAGGATCGCGATGGACGTTCGTGTTCGACGGTTCTTCCAATGCTCGTGGTCATGGAATAGGCGCAATTATTACTTCTCCAACTCACTTCCACCTTCCACTTACCGCTAGATTATGCTTTGattgcaccaacaatatggcaaAATATGAGGCATGTATCTACGGTATGAAGGCAACCATTAACTTAAGGATCAAGATTCTCGAGGTATATGGAGATCTAACTCTGGTAATTAGTCAGGTAAAAGGTGATTCAGAAACTCGGGATAGCAAATTGATTCCTTATAAAGAGCATATCAGAAAACTGATACCCTACTTTGATGAAATCTTTTTTCATCATATTCTTAGGGAAGAGAATCAGTTAGCAGACACTCTAGCTATGTTGACATCTATGTTTaaagtcaaatggaagaatgaagcaccaaCTGTCCATATTGATCACTTAGATAAGCCAACACGTTGTCTAGTAATCGAAGCAGATCCTGATGATAAACCTTAG